The following coding sequences lie in one Miscanthus floridulus cultivar M001 chromosome 9, ASM1932011v1, whole genome shotgun sequence genomic window:
- the LOC136481446 gene encoding uncharacterized protein, whose protein sequence is MSSTNRSRKFESGFQKRKKKQRIEELVQSQQGAMDRFVTKQSQVSSDNPTLEAGALLEEGQAIDNNIDNDPIDPPENNVEVEEADNTNTQIDSEDLNPSSNASDSFQPDIFDPRYWDSLDSRQVDILAQKGPKRDLSIQKGPKDMLSRRFSSLFYDRILSNGESCDRDWLVYSKELDRVFCFSCKLFTKGHRKGQLANEGYNDWIHLGQRLKEHETSADHVLSMTAWYELRNRLQTDQTIDKAAQRQLEKEKDHWRKVLFRIVGIVKFLAKHNLAFRGSNSKLYDDSNGNFLGLVEMLAEFDPVIQEHVRRITNDETHVHYLGPRIQNELIHLLASAIKSEIIKKIKSAKYFSVILDCTPDVSHQEQMSLIIRYVDSTSGHVEESFLGFLDVNDTTGQALFDVLENELKILDLDIDNVRGQGYDNGSNMKGKHQGVQRKLLDVNPRAFYSACGCHSLNLTLCDMATKTCGRAKDFFGIIQRIYTAFANSTKKWQILKENITGLTLKSVSATRWESRIDSVKAIRFQCADIREALLQVSNIFILVLI, encoded by the coding sequence ATGTCTTCTACAAATCGTTCTAGAAAATTTGAATCAGGTTTTCAAAAGCGTAAGAAGAAACAAAGAATAGAGGAATTAGTCCAATCTCAGCAAGGAGCTATGGATAGATTTGTTACAAAACAGTCACAAGTGTCGTCTGATAATCCAACACTTGAGGCAGGGGCCCTGCTTGAGGAGGGGCAGGCGATTGACAATAATATTGATAATGATCCTATAGATCCTCCAGAAAATAATGTTGAAGTTGAGGAAGCTGACAACACAAATACTCAGATAGACAGTGAAGACTTGAATCCTTCTTCAAATGCTAGTGATTCTTTTCAGCCTGATATATTTGATCCAAGATACTGGGATTCACTTGATAGTAGACAAGTTGACATTTTAGCACAAAAGGGCCCTAAAAGAGACCTATCAATTCAGAAGGGTCCTAAGGACATGTTATCTAGAAGATTTTCTTCACTATTCTATGATAGAATTCTGTCAAATGGAGAAAGCTGTGACAGGGATTGGCTTGTTTATTCTAAGGAACTTGATAGAGTTTTTTGCTTCAGCTGTAAATTATTTACAAAAGGTCATCGAAAAGGTCAGTTGGCAAATGAGGGTTATAATGACTGGATACATCTTGGGCAGAGACTCAAAGAGCACGAGACAAGTGCAGATCATGTTTTGAGCATGACAGCTTGGTATGAGTTGCGTAACAGATTGCAAACTGATCAAACTATTGACAAAGCTGCTCAACGACAACTTGAGAAAGAAAAGGACCATTGGAGGAAGGTTTTATTTAGAATTGTTGGCATAGTAAAATTTCTTGCCAAGCATAATCTTGCATTTCGTGGAAGTAACAGCAAACTATATGATGATAGCAATGGGAATTTTTTGGGCTTAGTAGAGATGTTGGCTGAATTTGATCCAGTTATTCAAGAGCATGTCCGCCGGATTACAAATGATGAAACTCACGTTCATTATCTTGGTCCTAGGATTCAGAATGAGTTGATACACTTACTTGCTTCTGCTATTAAGTCTGAAATTATTAAGAAGATAAAGAGTGCAAAGTATTTCTCTGTCATACTTGATTGTACCCCTGATGTAAGTCACCAAGAACAAATGTCTTTAATTATAAGATATGTGGACTCAACATCAGGTCATGTTGAAGAATCCTTTCTAGGATTCTTAGATGTAAATGACACGACTGGACAAGCACTTTTTGATGTGCTAGAGAATGAGCTAaagattcttgatcttgacatagatAATGTGAGAGGACAAGGCTATGATAATGGTTCAAATATGAAAGGAAAACATCAAGGTGTACAAAGGAAGCTTTTGGATGTAAATCCTAGAGCTTTTTATTCAGCTTGTGGTTGTCATAGCCTTAATTTAACACTTTGTGATATGGCTACTAAGACTTGTGGCAGAGCTAAAGATTTTTTTGGAATCATCCAACGTATCTACACAGCATTTGCTAACTCTACAAAAAAatggcagatactaaaagaaaaCATAACTGGACTGACTCTCAAGTCAGTTTCAGCTACACGATGGGAGAGTCGCATTGATAGTGTTAAAGCTATCAGGTTTCAGTGTGCAGACATTCGGGAGGCTCTACTTCAGGTATCCAACATTTTCATATTGGTACTGATTTAA